The Candidatus Neptunochlamydia vexilliferae region TATGAACATCAAGCTAAAAAAACTTCCGACTCTCCTCCTCGTCAGTGACAACCCTTTAACGGTTGGGTTCTTTGAGGGAGTCGTTGACAAACTGGAAGAGTATGCCCTCATTACCTCCTCTTCCGAACGCGATGCACTCGAGTCGCTTGAGAAGGTCTTTGTCAGTTTCATTGTGATCGACGACAAGATCGTTGATACCATCGCTCTATGCTCCAAAATACGCGCCTTAAAAGAACACGAACATACCCCTATTTTGGTCATTACCGGCCAGCTTAAAAAGTCTTTCATCCGAAAC contains the following coding sequences:
- a CDS encoding response regulator — encoded protein: MNIKLKKLPTLLLVSDNPLTVGFFEGVVDKLEEYALITSSSERDALESLEKVFVSFIVIDDKIVDTIALCSKIRALKEHEHTPILVITGQLKKSFIRNVMKAGATDFLAEPLEEDEFLMRMEVAQKATQTQAKMVSLSSRVPKQEEDASLGKRTVKKNPPKKESSS